A genomic segment from Desulfonatronum lacustre DSM 10312 encodes:
- a CDS encoding putative bifunctional diguanylate cyclase/phosphodiesterase, with the protein MMLHTPKTFSSIRPQDRLAMLYRGPDDLLKNNRAHWLGMVQRRAKCLWVTDPISPRHASLRDVIWELEGQGLRPDQIAFIDPGDFLRHGKLSLSLLFSRLEQERREAAEQGYEVCDISVDMVGLQADLSCLRAFLEDITSRFQEKQHSPVLLQFPQQGLPLDAFKTLLRVCIFVVLEGRIRHNFCRLHWLGVAKESQGADDLLQGIEQWNSVFDQNAALFFLLEQHGPAFCVIDGQDEMIHWNSAFASLTGLEISGNGTRLPLASVVRIQSDISTAPFFADQQGGAASGEIVALSGASMPVSLTVLHIPDVLGGDTSARLLVVQERRLKPCESDASGRIQDHYQRIFELSRRGLAKIAADGRILFVNKALAEMLGSSPEAVSQAQGMTWWEENCLTPIQYLNFFREIREHGSVAKFELELRSDQGEPRQLLLDAYTAENQAECGYAFIAVFEDITERKKMERQLLHQAFHDQLTGLPNKALFMDRIEMALQQLKRTHDALFALAFLDIDNFKHINDNFGHVAGDTLLVEVARKIMKCVRDVDTVSRFGGDEFVILLENIQNEEEAMHILHRIREELAVPTLINDQHEFVCTVSTGLVLSTGYASSSEILRDADLAMYKAKIQKKGTIHLLRFSNQPSLSNGRDELRHDLPGAMDRGEFCLHYQPIFQVSSKRINGFEALIRWEHPRRGLLYPADFVSLVEQDGQIIPLTRLVLHKACARMRAWQNRHAGHPLLSICVNLSMKRITFPGIMHCIESALEVSSLDERSLVLDFPSKDMTHFQNTGELLLRLKEQDVQLSIDDVGTGQSLFRQLGGFSLLPVDNVKLERSVITSLGEHNTSKDIVWTTITLAHGLGIEVTAKGVETPAQLKLLSEMGCDYAQGYLFSRPLTDETADEFLAGCIQDQGREHELQDRKFAFPRDTGPLLRGEYLMAGRAARGQ; encoded by the coding sequence ATGATGCTTCATACGCCAAAAACTTTCTCATCCATCCGTCCCCAGGATCGGCTCGCCATGCTCTACAGGGGGCCGGACGACCTGCTCAAGAACAACCGCGCCCACTGGCTCGGAATGGTGCAAAGACGGGCCAAGTGTCTCTGGGTCACGGACCCGATTTCTCCACGCCACGCCTCTTTGCGGGACGTGATCTGGGAGCTCGAGGGCCAGGGACTGCGTCCCGATCAGATCGCTTTCATTGATCCCGGCGATTTTCTGCGGCACGGCAAGCTGTCTCTTTCCCTGCTGTTCAGTCGCCTGGAGCAGGAGCGTCGCGAGGCCGCGGAGCAAGGATACGAGGTCTGCGACATCAGCGTGGACATGGTCGGCTTGCAGGCGGACCTCTCCTGTTTACGGGCATTCTTGGAGGACATCACCAGCAGGTTCCAGGAAAAGCAGCACAGTCCGGTCCTGCTGCAATTTCCCCAACAGGGGTTGCCCCTGGACGCCTTCAAGACCCTGCTGCGGGTTTGCATTTTCGTGGTCCTTGAAGGACGCATCCGACATAATTTTTGTCGGCTTCACTGGTTGGGCGTTGCCAAGGAATCCCAGGGGGCCGACGATCTGCTGCAAGGCATCGAACAATGGAATAGCGTGTTCGACCAGAACGCCGCCCTCTTTTTCTTGCTGGAACAGCATGGTCCGGCTTTTTGCGTCATTGACGGCCAAGACGAGATGATCCACTGGAATTCCGCCTTTGCCTCGCTGACGGGTCTTGAAATTTCCGGAAACGGAACGCGGCTTCCCCTCGCTTCCGTGGTCCGGATCCAGAGCGACATCAGCACGGCGCCCTTTTTTGCAGATCAGCAGGGGGGCGCGGCGTCCGGCGAAATCGTGGCCCTGAGCGGGGCGTCCATGCCGGTTTCCCTGACGGTGCTCCACATCCCGGATGTCCTTGGCGGTGATACGTCGGCCAGGCTGCTGGTGGTCCAGGAAAGGCGATTGAAGCCATGCGAATCGGATGCGTCCGGCCGGATCCAGGATCACTACCAGCGTATTTTTGAGTTGTCCCGTCGCGGACTTGCCAAGATTGCCGCTGATGGACGCATCCTTTTCGTCAATAAAGCGTTGGCGGAGATGCTGGGCTCTTCGCCCGAAGCGGTTTCGCAAGCTCAAGGTATGACGTGGTGGGAGGAAAACTGCCTGACTCCCATCCAATATCTCAATTTTTTCCGGGAGATCCGCGAACACGGGTCGGTTGCCAAGTTTGAACTCGAGCTCCGGTCCGACCAGGGAGAACCCCGCCAGCTGCTTTTGGACGCATACACCGCCGAGAATCAGGCTGAGTGCGGTTACGCCTTCATCGCGGTATTCGAGGATATCACGGAGCGGAAAAAAATGGAAAGACAACTCTTGCATCAGGCCTTTCACGACCAGCTCACCGGTTTGCCCAACAAGGCATTGTTCATGGACAGGATCGAGATGGCCCTGCAGCAGCTTAAACGCACTCACGACGCGTTGTTTGCCCTGGCCTTTCTGGATATCGACAACTTCAAACACATAAATGACAACTTCGGCCATGTTGCCGGCGACACGTTGCTTGTCGAGGTGGCTCGGAAAATCATGAAATGCGTGCGCGACGTGGATACGGTATCCAGGTTCGGTGGAGACGAGTTCGTCATCCTGCTGGAGAATATTCAGAATGAAGAAGAGGCCATGCACATCCTGCATCGGATTCGAGAAGAACTGGCTGTCCCGACACTGATCAACGACCAGCACGAATTTGTCTGCACCGTCAGCACGGGATTGGTTCTGTCCACGGGGTATGCATCCTCCTCCGAGATCTTGCGTGATGCGGATTTGGCCATGTACAAGGCCAAAATCCAGAAAAAAGGCACGATCCACTTACTGAGGTTCTCCAATCAACCGTCGTTGTCCAACGGCCGCGACGAACTCCGGCACGACCTTCCCGGAGCCATGGACCGGGGCGAGTTCTGTTTGCACTACCAGCCTATCTTTCAGGTCAGCAGCAAGAGGATCAACGGCTTCGAGGCCCTGATTCGCTGGGAACACCCTCGCCGAGGGCTATTGTATCCCGCTGATTTTGTTTCTCTTGTCGAGCAAGACGGTCAGATCATTCCTTTGACCCGACTGGTGCTTCACAAGGCCTGCGCGCGGATGCGCGCTTGGCAAAACAGACATGCCGGTCACCCGTTGCTGTCCATCTGCGTCAACCTGTCCATGAAGCGGATCACCTTTCCGGGCATTATGCACTGCATCGAGTCCGCGCTCGAAGTTTCGAGCCTGGATGAACGAAGCTTGGTGCTGGATTTTCCGAGCAAGGACATGACGCATTTCCAGAATACCGGCGAACTGCTCTTGCGTCTGAAAGAACAGGACGTTCAATTGAGCATTGACGACGTCGGCACGGGCCAGTCCTTGTTCCGTCAATTGGGCGGCTTTTCCTTGCTGCCCGTCGACAATGTAAAGCTCGAAAGGTCCGTGATCACAAGTCTGGGCGAGCATAACACGAGCAAGGATATTGTCTGGACCACCATTACGTTGGCCCATGGCCTGGGCATAGAAGTCACCGCCAAGGGGGTGGAAACTCCCGCCCAGTTGAAACTGCTGTCCGAAATGGGGTGTGATTACGCCCAAGGCTATCTGTTTTCCAGGCCGCTGACGGATGAAACCGCGGACGAATTTCTGGCGGGGTGCATCCAGGATCAAGGCCGTGAACACGAATTGCAAGATCGCAAGTTTGCCTTTCCACGAGATACCGGACCATTGCTGCGGGGGGAATATCTCATGGCGGGCAGGGCCGCGAGAGGACAGTGA
- a CDS encoding DUF1302 family protein has product MPKFLRGPLILLAVLFFQHPCPASLLSAAEGDALLASTAQADAREVLIFSEPSESSGPSEPGEPITAENDSRVWSEALDLSGFMELKTALDTQRSDTFEHDRMLRHRIRLEGRWTPGRHLSERAARPSESSLFFLASLQSDYLWFGPDNTTEDYDLDLFEGFMHWAKAPWEVRLGRQRVRWGKTDEISPVDNLNPQDLREFLLPPREDRKIPNWMARVRFFPDRFTVEGVYVPFFEPSRLDYFDTDWAMFRHLKEDTRRSNLPEPMSEYLSALSVNENTPSRRAANGDWGTRVSKSISGWDLAASYLYAWEKFPHISSFPVKGLHVEGGLSPESITTAARNAWLTRESIEVVFKRSHTLGLEFETTLDQYGFRGEAAYSDRRSLLTDSLVSTSKPVLHYVLGVDHLGEQDWYVNVQFGHQIVFDHDPTILFQERNEYSINGELNKEFQRGNLKAVLRYHYGITDQSFFVNPHVILRFIKNWEFTLGLDLLGGPGDTIPGQYRDNDQVYMLARFFF; this is encoded by the coding sequence ATGCCGAAATTTCTCCGCGGACCGCTCATCCTCCTGGCGGTGCTCTTTTTCCAGCATCCGTGCCCGGCGTCGCTCCTTTCAGCGGCCGAGGGCGATGCCCTTTTGGCGTCCACTGCGCAGGCCGACGCGCGCGAGGTGCTGATCTTCTCTGAGCCATCCGAGTCATCTGGGCCATCTGAGCCGGGCGAGCCGATTACTGCTGAGAACGATTCCCGAGTCTGGTCGGAAGCCTTGGATCTGAGCGGCTTCATGGAGTTGAAAACCGCCCTGGATACCCAGCGATCCGATACTTTTGAACATGATCGCATGCTGCGTCATCGCATCCGCCTGGAAGGCAGATGGACGCCTGGGCGGCACCTTTCCGAGAGGGCGGCCCGGCCCTCTGAATCCTCCCTGTTTTTCCTGGCTTCCCTACAGTCCGATTATCTCTGGTTTGGGCCGGACAACACGACCGAGGACTACGATCTGGATCTGTTTGAGGGCTTCATGCACTGGGCCAAAGCTCCCTGGGAAGTCCGTCTGGGGCGGCAACGGGTGCGGTGGGGGAAGACCGATGAGATCAGTCCGGTGGATAATCTCAACCCGCAGGATCTCCGGGAGTTTCTCTTGCCGCCGAGAGAGGACCGCAAAATACCTAATTGGATGGCCAGAGTCCGCTTCTTTCCGGACCGGTTCACCGTGGAAGGCGTGTATGTGCCGTTCTTCGAACCGTCCAGGCTGGATTATTTCGACACGGACTGGGCCATGTTCCGGCATCTCAAGGAGGACACCCGGCGTTCCAACCTGCCCGAGCCCATGTCGGAGTATCTTTCCGCGCTCTCGGTCAATGAAAATACGCCTTCGCGCCGGGCGGCCAATGGAGACTGGGGCACTCGTGTTTCCAAAAGCATCAGTGGATGGGATTTGGCCGCAAGCTATCTGTATGCCTGGGAAAAGTTTCCGCACATCAGCAGCTTTCCCGTGAAGGGGTTGCATGTGGAAGGGGGGCTCTCCCCTGAATCCATCACAACGGCTGCGCGCAATGCATGGTTGACGCGGGAGAGTATCGAGGTGGTCTTCAAACGTTCCCATACCCTGGGGTTGGAATTTGAAACAACACTGGACCAGTATGGTTTTCGAGGCGAGGCCGCATACTCCGACCGCCGCTCCCTGCTGACCGACAGCCTTGTCTCCACGAGCAAGCCCGTGCTGCATTACGTCCTGGGCGTCGACCACCTGGGGGAGCAGGACTGGTATGTCAACGTCCAGTTCGGACATCAGATTGTTTTTGATCATGACCCGACGATCCTGTTCCAGGAGCGCAATGAGTATTCCATCAACGGCGAATTAAACAAGGAATTCCAGCGTGGAAATCTGAAGGCCGTGCTCCGCTATCATTACGGCATCACTGATCAAAGTTTTTTTGTGAACCCGCACGTGATCCTGCGCTTTATCAAGAACTGGGAATTCACCCTGGGCCTGGATCTGCTCGGCGGACCAGGAGACACGATTCCGGGACAGTACCGGGACAATGATCAGGTCTACATGCTGGCCAGATTTTTTTTCTAA
- a CDS encoding N-acyl amino acid synthase FeeM domain-containing protein: MESIDNAALMHERRRTIRIRRSALLKTNLDDIDRPAIKVAEIRDEWRQSFALVYKEYLEQGYIKQAHPSKLSYTVYNFLPSTCVFIFKSYLSVISTLTQIFDSPEFGLPMDILYHDELNTLRDQGRIVTELSALATPKEARWCNLMVYLCKTMFEYSKLSKVNDICIMVNPKHVRFYKAIFLFEDFGEEKYYETVGAPAVALRINYDSIEGKLNQAYGDLDFETNLYAFFCKVNSTMEEIEGDNICPTKRKPMDYEDFLYFLNIRKEIFHELNALQIASLQYHYPDIKTHINMI; the protein is encoded by the coding sequence ATGGAATCCATCGACAATGCCGCATTGATGCATGAACGACGGCGAACCATCCGAATTCGGCGTTCGGCCTTGCTCAAGACGAACCTGGACGACATAGACCGGCCCGCCATCAAGGTCGCGGAAATTCGTGATGAATGGCGTCAGTCCTTTGCCCTTGTTTACAAGGAATATCTTGAGCAGGGATACATCAAACAAGCTCACCCATCCAAACTCTCATACACTGTTTATAATTTTTTGCCTTCCACTTGTGTTTTCATTTTCAAAAGCTATCTGAGCGTCATCTCCACCCTGACGCAGATTTTCGACAGCCCTGAATTCGGTCTGCCCATGGATATTTTGTACCACGACGAACTGAACACGTTGCGTGATCAAGGCCGTATCGTCACGGAACTCTCCGCCCTGGCAACACCAAAAGAAGCGCGTTGGTGCAATCTGATGGTCTATTTGTGCAAGACCATGTTCGAATACTCCAAATTGAGCAAGGTCAATGATATCTGTATCATGGTCAACCCAAAACATGTCAGATTCTATAAGGCCATATTTCTTTTTGAAGATTTTGGTGAAGAAAAATATTATGAAACCGTAGGTGCTCCAGCAGTCGCCTTGCGGATAAATTATGACAGTATCGAAGGGAAGTTGAATCAAGCTTATGGAGATTTAGATTTCGAGACAAATCTGTATGCATTCTTTTGCAAGGTAAACAGCACGATGGAGGAAATTGAAGGCGACAATATCTGTCCAACAAAGCGAAAGCCAATGGACTATGAGGATTTCCTGTACTTCTTGAACATCAGAAAGGAAATTTTCCATGAACTCAATGCGTTGCAGATAGCATCTCTGCAATATCATTATCCGGATATCAAAACTCACATAAACATGATTTGA
- a CDS encoding sigma-54-dependent transcriptional regulator, translating to MPEPCFHSDDSGRCQEGKRTLVLIIDDDKIICNVLSKKILRLGYDVQCAHSLRKGLELVERYNFDVVFLDVRLPDGNGLEALPTINRGSKPPEVIIITGESDPDGAELAIRNGAWDYVQKPSSLKSMLLPLIRALQYREKKPCAGLKALKVNGIVGRSPRIKACFDLLAQAAESDMSVLVTGETGTGKELFARAIHENSARAKGRFVIVDCATLHENLVESELFGSVKGAFTGADSLREGLIIKADGGTLFLDEVGELPLSVQKKFLRVLQEHRFRKVGDNREIKSNFRLVCATNQDLEAMTQAGAFRQDLLFRLRSMHIQLPALIDRREDIKELTVHHMNTVCEQYGLPTKGMSPEFTEALMNYDWPGNVRELFGTLENVLVSARKEPILYPQHLPMEVRIKAKKACLRKGHKSSNHAQLPDFSEVPRQVEPEERGAPVEDMEAPVVEPALNSARAVPDFVFSESESVKASALMAKDLPTLRELREQTVSALEREYIHEILRRVGHDLPEVLRLSGISRARFYELLKKHSIPFR from the coding sequence ATGCCGGAACCTTGTTTTCATTCGGATGATTCTGGTCGGTGCCAGGAGGGGAAGAGGACTCTTGTCCTGATCATTGATGACGACAAGATCATCTGTAACGTCTTGTCTAAAAAGATCCTTCGATTGGGGTATGATGTTCAGTGCGCGCATTCCCTCCGCAAGGGCCTTGAACTCGTTGAACGCTATAACTTCGACGTGGTTTTCCTGGATGTCCGCCTGCCCGACGGCAACGGCCTGGAGGCGTTGCCGACGATCAACCGCGGGAGCAAGCCCCCGGAGGTGATCATCATTACCGGCGAGTCCGATCCGGACGGCGCCGAATTGGCCATCCGCAACGGCGCATGGGATTATGTTCAAAAGCCGTCTTCCTTGAAGTCGATGCTGTTGCCGTTGATCCGCGCCTTACAATACCGTGAGAAAAAGCCATGCGCAGGCCTGAAGGCCCTGAAAGTCAACGGTATTGTTGGTCGAAGCCCCCGGATCAAGGCGTGTTTCGATCTGCTGGCCCAGGCCGCGGAGAGCGACATGTCGGTGCTTGTCACGGGCGAGACCGGTACGGGCAAAGAGCTATTCGCGAGGGCCATTCACGAGAACAGCGCCAGGGCAAAGGGGCGCTTTGTCATTGTGGATTGCGCGACCCTTCACGAAAACCTCGTCGAGTCCGAGTTGTTCGGTTCCGTCAAGGGGGCGTTCACCGGCGCTGATTCGCTTCGGGAAGGGCTGATCATCAAGGCGGACGGCGGAACCCTGTTTCTGGACGAAGTGGGAGAACTGCCCCTGTCCGTTCAGAAAAAATTTTTGCGCGTCCTTCAGGAACATCGCTTCCGCAAGGTTGGGGACAACAGGGAAATCAAGAGCAATTTTCGGCTGGTCTGCGCCACGAACCAGGATCTCGAGGCCATGACCCAAGCCGGCGCTTTTCGTCAGGACCTCCTCTTTCGTTTGAGATCCATGCATATTCAACTCCCGGCCCTGATCGACCGGCGGGAGGACATCAAGGAACTGACCGTCCATCATATGAACACGGTCTGTGAACAATACGGACTGCCCACCAAGGGCATGTCGCCGGAATTCACCGAGGCGCTGATGAACTACGATTGGCCGGGCAATGTCCGTGAGTTGTTCGGCACCCTGGAGAACGTCCTGGTTTCGGCCAGAAAAGAGCCGATCCTCTATCCGCAGCATTTACCTATGGAGGTGCGGATCAAGGCAAAGAAAGCATGCCTGCGCAAGGGGCACAAATCCTCCAATCACGCCCAGCTCCCCGATTTTTCCGAGGTTCCGCGGCAGGTCGAACCGGAAGAGCGGGGCGCTCCCGTCGAAGATATGGAAGCCCCCGTGGTCGAGCCCGCCCTCAATTCGGCCCGCGCCGTTCCGGATTTCGTCTTTTCGGAATCAGAGTCCGTCAAGGCAAGTGCGTTGATGGCCAAAGACCTCCCGACACTGCGGGAACTGCGGGAACAGACCGTCAGTGCCCTGGAACGGGAGTACATCCATGAAATCTTGCGGCGTGTCGGTCACGACCTACCCGAAGTCCTGCGCCTCTCCGGCATTTCCAGGGCCAGGTTCTACGAACTGCTCAAAAAGCACTCCATTCCATTCCGTTGA
- a CDS encoding N-acyl amino acid synthase FeeM domain-containing protein, whose amino-acid sequence MIIQDQQEHALERRRTIRLRRSSLLKVNLEKIDRPSIKLAEEQDDFEQSFALVHEEYVNAGYVHADGSVSLHYNIFSLLPQTTTFLFREYRRVISTVTQIGDSTFFGLPMDALYGAELNRLRSRKRRIAEISSLATHSSNRWEYFFVYLSRAILRYSMYTGVNDLCIMVNPKHASFYKTLFLFEDFGPERFYAEVNAPAVALRLNLDLIGQRSRQAYANFAFESNLHSFFCDESGKYAEIVFNTCVPLRKPMSEETFASFIRLRTDILEILDGRQAKFLSSFYPGLRDLITADVRANMQ is encoded by the coding sequence ATGATTATCCAGGATCAACAGGAACACGCTCTTGAACGGAGAAGAACCATCCGCCTCCGGCGTTCATCGCTGCTCAAGGTCAATCTGGAAAAAATTGATCGACCAAGCATCAAGCTCGCCGAGGAACAAGATGATTTTGAACAATCCTTCGCCCTGGTGCATGAGGAGTATGTCAATGCAGGCTATGTGCATGCGGACGGTTCCGTTTCGTTGCATTACAATATTTTTTCACTTCTGCCCCAAACAACGACGTTTCTGTTTCGCGAATACCGTAGGGTCATTTCCACGGTGACTCAAATAGGGGACAGCACATTCTTCGGCTTGCCCATGGACGCCTTGTACGGGGCGGAATTGAACAGGTTACGCTCCAGGAAAAGAAGAATTGCCGAGATATCCAGCCTGGCAACGCATTCCAGCAACCGCTGGGAGTATTTTTTTGTTTATCTTTCCCGGGCCATCCTGCGCTATTCCATGTACACCGGGGTCAACGATCTGTGCATCATGGTCAATCCCAAGCACGCCTCGTTTTACAAGACGTTATTTCTTTTTGAAGACTTTGGACCGGAACGGTTTTATGCCGAGGTCAACGCTCCCGCCGTGGCCCTGCGCCTGAATCTGGACTTGATCGGGCAACGATCCCGGCAAGCCTATGCCAACTTCGCCTTTGAAAGCAATCTTCACTCCTTTTTTTGTGATGAATCAGGCAAATACGCGGAAATCGTTTTCAACACATGCGTTCCCCTCAGAAAACCGATGTCCGAGGAGACGTTCGCTTCTTTTATCAGATTGAGAACTGACATTTTAGAGATACTGGATGGAAGGCAGGCAAAATTTCTTAGTTCTTTTTATCCCGGGTTGCGAGACCTCATCACCGCCGATGTCCGGGCAAATATGCAGTGA
- a CDS encoding outer membrane lipoprotein-sorting protein, with the protein MINRVIVATFLLYFTLPVITWSTDQTVPSGREVAQLVHDRDLGQDSQSQVLMELISAGGQRRLRELTVLAKADGPIRKTIMRFTSPADINGTGFLSIEDGQGGTEQFLFLPALNRTRRIATTQKGRSFVNTDFTYEDMERRPVDDFEYLIAGVANLSGVETWILESRPKPETQSQYGLVRLWIAQDLSVPLKIDYFDDRDQHIKQYRVLQLENIQGIWTETKVIMEDLLSGHSTTLETRDIRYNLGLSDNLFTQQNLENW; encoded by the coding sequence ATGATAAACAGAGTGATTGTAGCCACCTTCCTTCTCTATTTCACTCTGCCCGTGATCACCTGGAGCACCGACCAAACTGTTCCCTCAGGCCGCGAGGTGGCGCAACTGGTCCATGATCGAGATCTCGGGCAAGACTCCCAAAGCCAGGTGCTCATGGAGTTGATCAGTGCCGGCGGTCAGAGAAGATTGCGGGAACTGACCGTCCTCGCCAAGGCGGACGGCCCGATCCGAAAAACAATCATGCGTTTCACCTCGCCGGCGGATATCAACGGAACCGGCTTTCTTTCCATTGAGGACGGTCAGGGCGGGACCGAGCAGTTTCTCTTCCTGCCGGCGCTGAACCGGACCCGGCGCATCGCAACGACACAAAAAGGCCGGAGCTTCGTGAATACGGACTTCACCTATGAAGACATGGAGCGTCGCCCGGTGGACGACTTCGAATATCTCATTGCCGGAGTCGCGAATCTTAGCGGGGTCGAAACATGGATCCTTGAAAGTCGACCAAAACCGGAAACACAATCCCAGTACGGTTTGGTCCGGCTGTGGATTGCCCAAGACTTAAGCGTACCCCTGAAAATTGATTATTTTGACGACCGCGATCAACACATCAAGCAGTACCGGGTTTTGCAGCTTGAGAATATCCAGGGAATCTGGACAGAGACCAAGGTGATCATGGAGGACCTCCTCTCGGGGCACAGCACCACGCTGGAGACCAGGGACATCCGGTACAACCTGGGTTTGTCGGACAATTTGTTTACGCAGCAGAACCTGGAGAATTGGTAA
- a CDS encoding SDR family oxidoreductase, translated as MTQDDTYPRLLARLRTAPKTWLVTGVAGFIGSNLLEALLKLDQRVVGLDNFSTGHQKNLDEVRELVGAEQWARFQFHEADVRDLESCRHVTRGVDYVLHQAALGSVPRSLEDPKEANSNNITGHLNMLLAARDSRVRRFVYAASSSTYGDHPGLPKHEDAIGRPLSPYAVTKYVNELYAEVFASCYGFKCIGLRYFNIFGPRQDPNGAYAAVIPRWFAALLQGDAPFINGDGETSRDFCYIENTIQANILAAGATREQAVNQVYNVAFGQRTTLNALFTHIRDLVAAEHPAISAVKPRYQDFRAGDVRHSLADIGKAQNLLGYRPEYSVHEGLTLAGQWYMHHMG; from the coding sequence ATGACCCAAGACGATACCTATCCACGACTGCTCGCCCGGCTGCGTACCGCCCCGAAGACCTGGCTGGTCACGGGAGTGGCCGGCTTCATCGGTTCCAATCTGCTGGAGGCGCTTTTGAAACTGGATCAGCGCGTGGTCGGCCTGGACAATTTCTCCACCGGCCACCAGAAGAATCTGGATGAGGTCCGGGAATTGGTGGGCGCCGAGCAATGGGCCAGGTTCCAGTTCCACGAAGCGGACGTTCGCGACCTGGAGTCGTGTCGACATGTCACGCGCGGCGTGGACTATGTGCTGCATCAGGCCGCCCTGGGCAGCGTGCCGCGGTCTCTGGAAGATCCCAAAGAGGCCAACTCGAACAACATCACCGGACACCTGAACATGCTGCTGGCGGCACGGGACAGCAGGGTCAGACGATTCGTCTACGCCGCCTCCAGCTCCACCTACGGGGATCATCCGGGCCTTCCCAAGCATGAAGACGCCATAGGCAGGCCCTTGTCTCCCTATGCCGTGACCAAATACGTCAACGAACTCTACGCGGAAGTTTTCGCCTCCTGTTATGGCTTCAAGTGCATCGGCCTGAGGTATTTCAATATTTTCGGTCCACGCCAGGATCCGAACGGCGCGTACGCCGCGGTGATTCCCAGATGGTTTGCCGCCCTGCTTCAGGGCGACGCGCCCTTTATCAACGGCGACGGCGAGACCAGTCGGGATTTCTGCTATATCGAAAACACGATTCAGGCCAACATCCTGGCCGCGGGCGCGACCAGGGAGCAGGCCGTGAACCAGGTCTACAACGTGGCATTCGGTCAGCGGACCACCCTGAATGCGCTCTTCACGCACATTCGGGATCTGGTGGCCGCGGAACATCCCGCCATCTCCGCGGTAAAACCGCGTTACCAGGATTTCCGGGCCGGGGACGTCCGCCACTCCCTTGCCGATATCGGCAAGGCTCAAAATCTTCTCGGCTACCGCCCGGAATATTCCGTCCATGAGGGCCTCACCTTGGCCGGGCAATGGTATATGCATCACATGGGATGA